ATGCCCATGGAGCGCGCGGTGCCAGCAATGGTGTTCATGCAGGCCTCGAGCGACGCGGCGGTGGTGTCCTGAATCTTCTTCTTGGCGATCTCCTCGAGCTGCGCGCGGGAGATCTGCCCCACCTTCTCCTTGCCAGGCTTCTTCGCTCCCGAGCCCTTCTTCTTCTCGGTGTGCAGGCCCGCCGCCTTCTTGATGAGGACGGCCGCCGGAGGCGTCTTGAGGATGAACGTGAAGGAGCGGTCCTGATAGACGGTGATGATCACCGGGATGATCAGACCCTCCTTGGCCTCCGCCTGCGTCTTCGCGTTGAACTGCTTGCAGAACTCCATGATGTTCACGCCCTGCTGACCGAGCGCGGGGCCGATCGGCGGAGCGGGGTTCGCCTTGCCGGCGGGAATCTGCAGCTTGACCTGACCTGTGACCTTCTTCATCGGCTGACAACTGCCTTTCGAGGGGGTGGTCCAGACGGGCCTCCAGACGGGGAGGCTCTCCCACCCATGGGACCGCGTCCTCGCGGACGCGGAAGTACGGCGAGGCGCGCTCTATCCGAGTCGCCCGCGAAAAACTAGCCGGTGGTCTTCTCCACCTGCATGAAGTCCAGTTCCACGGGAGTGGCGCGACCGAAGATGCTCACGAGCACCTTCACGCGACCCTTCTCCGCGTTGACCTCTTCCACCGTGCCGTTGAAGTTGGCGAACGGGCCATCCACCACGCGCACCGTGTCACCGTCGTCGAACTGCACCTTGGGCTTGGGCTTGAGCGTGCCCTCGGAGATCTGCGACGTGAGGTTCGCGACCTCCTTCTCGGAGATGGGCCGCGGCTGCTCGTTCTGCCCCGTCCCCGGGAAGCCGGTGATCTTCGGCGTGTTCTTCACCAGGTGGAGCGTCCGGTCGTTCAGCTCCATCTGCACGAAGATGTAGCCGGGGAAGAACTTGCGACGAGAGGTCTTCTTCTCGCCCTTCACCATCTCCACGACCTGCTCCATGGGGATGAGGATCTCACCGAACTGGTCCTGCAGCCCCTCGAGGCGAATCTTCTCCTCCAGGCTCTTCTTCGCCTGGTTCTCGAAGTTCGAGTAGGTGTGGACCACGAACCATTTCATCGCCATTACAGCTTCCCCCACAAGGCCGGCAGCCACTCCACCATCAAGTTGTACGCGACGGTGTCGATGCAGAAGAGCAGCACCGCGGCCACGAGCGAGGCGACGACCACGGCCACGGTCGACGTCCGGGTCTCAGGCCAGGTAGGCCAGGACACCTTCATCAACTCGGACGCGACCTCCATGGAGAGCGTGTGCGTCTTGGGGTGGAAGTAGCCGGCCACCGCGAGACCCACGGCCGCCAGGTAGCCCACGAGCGTGGACACCTTCCAGTCCAGACCCTCGATGAGCACCGCATCGGGCCACCCGAAGCTGGCCCACAGCGCTCCGAACAAGCGCTCCAGGAACAGCGCCAGGATGATGCCGGCGAGGAGGTAGAAGATGACCACGAGCCGCTTCGGATCCATCGCCGAGCGGTTAGCCTGCTGGCTGGCCTCTGATGCCGTCGCCATGGTGCCTCACGAGGTACTGCGAAAGCGAATTTTCACGAACTGCGGAAACACAGGAACCCCCGGTACCTCCAGGTACCGGGGGCCCCGCTCCCACTGAGACTTGGCAGGCCAGGAGGGATTCGAACCCCCAACACGCGGATTTGGAGACCGCTGCTCTACCGTTGGAGCTACTGGCCTAGAATCTCTCAGGAACTACCGACCTAGACCTTACCTTCCTTGTGGTCCGTATGCTTGCGGCACTTCGAGCAGAACTTGCTCAACTCGAGCTTGTCCTGGCTCTTCCGCTTGTTCTTCGTGGTCGTGTAGTTCCGCTCCTTGCACACCGTGCACTCGAGCGAAATGATGGAACGATTGCCCTTCGGCATGGCCTACCTCTTCAGACACGGAAGGGGAAGGTTACCATCAGGCACCTTCCCCTCGGAATCCGGTGTTT
This window of the Myxococcus fulvus genome carries:
- the rplK gene encoding 50S ribosomal protein L11, with the translated sequence MKKVTGQVKLQIPAGKANPAPPIGPALGQQGVNIMEFCKQFNAKTQAEAKEGLIIPVIITVYQDRSFTFILKTPPAAVLIKKAAGLHTEKKKGSGAKKPGKEKVGQISRAQLEEIAKKKIQDTTAASLEACMNTIAGTARSMGIDVVG
- the nusG gene encoding transcription termination/antitermination protein NusG gives rise to the protein MAMKWFVVHTYSNFENQAKKSLEEKIRLEGLQDQFGEILIPMEQVVEMVKGEKKTSRRKFFPGYIFVQMELNDRTLHLVKNTPKITGFPGTGQNEQPRPISEKEVANLTSQISEGTLKPKPKVQFDDGDTVRVVDGPFANFNGTVEEVNAEKGRVKVLVSIFGRATPVELDFMQVEKTTG
- the secE gene encoding preprotein translocase subunit SecE, whose product is MATASEASQQANRSAMDPKRLVVIFYLLAGIILALFLERLFGALWASFGWPDAVLIEGLDWKVSTLVGYLAAVGLAVAGYFHPKTHTLSMEVASELMKVSWPTWPETRTSTVAVVVASLVAAVLLFCIDTVAYNLMVEWLPALWGKL
- the rpmG gene encoding 50S ribosomal protein L33, producing the protein MPKGNRSIISLECTVCKERNYTTTKNKRKSQDKLELSKFCSKCRKHTDHKEGKV